Proteins found in one Anopheles aquasalis chromosome 3, idAnoAquaMG_Q_19, whole genome shotgun sequence genomic segment:
- the LOC126574428 gene encoding 39S ribosomal protein L18, mitochondrial, with amino-acid sequence MAASSKRILFKLNETSRVLNDSLYVINRNPRNLERLRVARKTDGYHLEKPTRSFWHRLDLTTSNKYVTARLVHFQNGTIVECSTMEWALKRHLYKGNDYTAYTNLALVFATRCMEVGLTEMRCDLKAAQGGKIGSFLRIVEESGIKLKEPERLRPNYSWDMQRHAKPWEVTE; translated from the exons ATGGCTGCGAGCTCAAAAAGGATTTTATTTAAGCTAAACGAAACCAGCCGCGTGCTGAACGATTCATTGTACGTTATCAATAGAAATCCGCGTAATCTTGAAAGACTCAGAGTGGCCCGTAAAACTGATGGTTATCATTTGGAAAAACCAACCCGCAGTTTCTGGCACAG GTTGGATTTGACTACCAGTAACAAATACGTTACCGCGCGTTTAGTTCATTTCCAAAATGGAACTATCGTTGAATGCAGCACGATGGAGTGGGCTTTGAAAAGACATCTGTACAAAGGAAATGATTACACGGCGTACACAAACTTAGCCCTAGTCTTTGCAACGCGCTGCATGGAAGTTGGCTTAACGGAAATGCGGTGTGATCTCAAAGCAGCACAAGGtggaaaaataggatctttctTGAGGATTGTCGAGGAATCCGGTATCAAACTGAAGGAACCTGAACGCTTGCGCCCCAACTATTCGTGGGATATGCAACGCCACGCGAAACCGTGGGAAGTGACGGAATAG
- the LOC126574426 gene encoding ATP-dependent RNA helicase abstrakt, which produces MAEPPKRKRRDSDTSGNEDEQDKFVPYVPVKERRKQQLLKLGRIVQLTAEASNVPKSSSENEHDEEETEESWGRKYNISLLDQHTELKKIAEAKKISAVEKQLKEEEKILESVAEKKALMGVAELAKGIQYEDPIKTSWTPPRYILSKSKSRHEKIRENLRILTDGEDVPPPLCSFREMKLPKAILAAMAKRNIKKPSPIQVQGIPAVLAGRDLIGIAFTGSGKTLVFVLPIIMFSLEQELRLPFASREGPYGLIICPSRELAKQTHDILQYYCRHLQEAGMPELRIVLSIGGVPVNDALAIIQQGVHIMVATPGRLMDMLDKKLVNLDVCRYLCMDEADRMIDMGFEEDVRTIFSYFKGQRQTLLFSATMPKKIQNFAKSALVKPVTINVGRAGAASMNVTQDVEYVKQEAKVVYLLECLQKTPPPVLIFAEKKQDVDAIHEYLLLKGVEAVAIHGGKDQDERYRSVEGFRNQQKDVLVATDVASKGLDFPDVQHVINYDMPDDIENYVHRIGRTGRSGSKGLATTFINKATEQYVLLDLKHLLIEAKQKVPPFLGELCSETEKYADLGDGCSYCGGLGHRITECPKLEAIQSKQASNIGRRDYLSNTAADY; this is translated from the coding sequence ATGGCCGAACCCCCGAAAAGGAAACGGAGAGACTCCGATACCAGTGGCAATGAAGATGAACAAGACAAATTCGTTCCATACGTTCCCGTgaaggaaaggagaaaacaaCAGTTGTTGAAACTTGGCCGCATAGTTCAACTAACCGCGGAAGCATCGAATGTCCCGAAATCTTCCAGCGAAAACGAGCATGATGAGGAGGAGACGGAAGAATCCTGGGGCCGCAAATATAACATCAGCTTGCTGGACCAGCATACTGAGTTGAAGAAAATTGCGGAGGCCAAAAAGATCAGTGCCGTAGAGAAACAActtaaagaagaagaaaaaattcTGGAAAGCGTTGCCGAAAAGAAAGCGCTCATGGGTGTCGCTGAGCTGGCCAAAGGTATCCAGTATGAAGATCCTATTAAAACGAGCTGGACACCACCACGATACATTTTATCAAAATCTAAATCGCGTCACGAAAAAATACGCGAAAATCTTCGAATCCTCACAGACGGAGAGGATGTACCACCTCCGCTCTGCTCCTTCCGAGAAATGAAGCTACCGAAGGCAATACTtgcggcgatggcgaagcGCAATATTAAGAAACCATCTCCGATCCAAGTTCAAGGTATACCTGCAGTGTTGGCCGGACGTGATCTGATAGGCATAGCTTTCACAGGGTCGGGCAAAACGCTGGTTTTCGTGCTGCCCATTATTATGTTCAGTCTGGAACAAGAGCTCAGGCTACCATTTGCATCCCGCGAAGGGCCGTACGGACTAATAATTTGCCCATCTAGAGAGTTGGCCAAACAAACTCATGACATTCTACAATATTACTGCAGGCATTTACAGGAAGCTGGTATGCCCGAACTACGGATAGTGTTGTCTATAGGAGGCGTACCGGTCAATGATGCTCTTGCTATCATCCAACAAGGAGTCCACATTATGGTGGCTACACCGGGAAGATTGATGGATATGTTGGATAAGAAATTAGTCAACCTAGATGTGTGTCGCTATCTGTGTATGGACGAGGCCGATCGAATGATAGATATGGGGTTTGAGGAAGATGTACGCACAATATTCTCCTACTTTAAAGGGCAACGTCAAACATTGCTATTTTCGGCTACAATGCcgaaaaaaattcaaaactttGCCAAATCTGCCCTCGTAAAACCGGTAACGATCAACGTAGGacgcgctggtgctgcttcaatGAACGTCACGCAAGACGTAGAATATGTGAAGCAGGAGGCAAAGGTTGTGTACCTATTGGAATGCTTACAGAAAACTCCCCCACCGGTGCTTATTTTCGCTGAAAAAAAGCAAGATGTTGATGCCATTCACGAGTACTTACTTCTGAAAGGCGTTGAAGCTGTCGCGATACACGGTGGAAAAGATCAAGACGAACGATATCGCTCCGTGGAAGGATtccgaaaccaacaaaaagacGTTTTAGTAGCCACCGACGTTGCTTCCAAAGGTCTAGATTTTCCGGATGTTCAGCATGTTATTAACTATGACATGCCAGATGATATCGAAAATTACGTGCATCGAATTGGTCGAACGGGACGTTCTGGATCCAAGGGGTTAGCTACGACGTTCATCAACAAAGCAACCGAGCAGTACGTTCTGCTTGATCTGAAGCACTTGCTGATAGAGGCCAAACAAAAGGTTCCGCCATTTTTGGGAGAGCTTTGTTCGGAAACTGAAAAATATGCTGACTTGGGAGATGGTTGCAGTTACTGTGGTGGTCTTGGTCACCGCATCACCGAGTGTCCCAAGCTGGAGGCTATACAAAGCAAACAGGCTTCGAATATTGGACGCCGAGACTATCTGTCCAATACGGCTGCCGATTACTAA
- the LOC126574425 gene encoding probable arginine--tRNA ligase, cytoplasmic gives MSGSNIICATTLIRGMEQEVSLLRAEIEKSRQGLGIEDSNPELKKLMEENTKLRHRLAILHRACANLETPNNSAKLSHSGSIIGDLQQVFMGAIRKAYPDLNVPCVIAISSMAKFGDYQCNSAMNVVQQLKQQSVKTTPREVAEKIVCALTNHEALIGKVEVAPSGFINIFLSKDYVEHGIINLLKNGINPPTLKRQRVIVDFSSPNIAKEMHVGHLRSTIIGDSICRFLEFLGYDVLRINHIGDWGTQFGMLIAHLQDKFPNFQTESPPIGDLQSFYKESKVRFDNDEAFKKRAYECVVKLQNGENSYLKAWNRICDVSRREFQNIYDRLDVKLCERGESFYQSRMVAIVDELKRGNFLEEDDGRLIMWGTDQKGIPLTVVKSDGGFTYDTSDMAAIKQRIVEEKADWLIYVTDAGQATHFQTVFACAQRANILDMQNHRVDHVGFGVVLGEDGKKFKTRSGDTVKLAELLDEGLKRSMDKLLEKERHLVLTAEELRDAQESVAYGCIKYADLSHNRNNEYVFSFDKMLEDKGNTAVYLLYAYTRIRSIARNCGGDYATNIQKVIDRAVIKLEHDREWKLAKTLLRFGDVMLLITKNLSLHYLCEFVYEICTTFSEFYDSCYCIKKNKEGKIVEIHESRVLLCEATSRVLGRCFDILGLKPVDRM, from the exons ATGTCTGGGTCCAATATCATATGTGCGACCACACTTATTCGAGGTATGGAGCAGGAAGTTTCCCTTCTTCGGGCGGAAATAGAAAAATCGCGGCAGGGTCTTGGGATTGAAGACTCTAACCCTGAGCTAAAGAAGCTGATGGAAGAAAATACTAAGTTGCGACATCGGCTGGCAATTTTGCACAGG GCATGTGCTAATCTGGAAACTCCTAATAACTCTGCCAAATTAAGTCATAGCGGATCAATCATTGGAGATCTGCAGCAAGTTTTCATGGGAGCGATTCGAAAGGCATACCCCGATTTAAATGTACCTTGTGTGATAGCAATATCCTCCATGGCCAAGTTTGGAGATTATCAATGCAATAGCGCTATGAATGTAGTGCAACAATTAAAGCAGCAGTCGGTTAAGACGACGCCTCGCGAAGTTGCAGAAAAAATCGTTTGTGCTTTAACCAACCATGAAGCATTGATCGGAAAAGTAGAAGTTGCTCCGAGTGGTTTTATTAACATTTTCCTATCCAA GGATTACGTGGAACACGGCATTATAAACCTTCTGAAAAATGGCATTAATCCTCCAACGTTGAAAAGACAGCGGGTTATTGTAGATTTTTCTTCGCCCAATATCGCAAAAGAAATGCACGTTGGGCATTTACGTTCCACAATAATAGGGGATTCTATTTGCAGATTTCTTGAGTTTTTGGGATACGACGTACTGCGAATCAATCATATCGGAGACTGGGGAACACAGTTTGGTATGCTGATCGCTCATTTGCAGGACAAGTTTCCCAATTTTCAGACAGAATCTCCTCCAATTGGCGATTTACAATCTTTCTATAAAGAGTCGAAGGTGCGCTTTGACAACGATGAAGCGTTTAAGAAGCGAGCTTACGAATGCGTAGTGAAGTTGCAGAATGGAGAGAATAGTTACTTGAAAGCGTGGAACCGTATTTGTGACGTTTCGCGTAGagaatttcaaaacatttatgATCGTTTAGACGTGAAATTATGCGAACGAGGCGAATCTTTTTACCAAAGCCGCATGGTCGCAATTGTTGATGAATTAAAACGGGGAAACTTTTTGGAAGAGGACGATGGTCGTCTCATCATGTGGGGTACTGATCAGAAAGGTATTCCGCTGACGGTGGTCAAATCCGATGGAGGGTTTACCTATGACACATCGGATATGGCCGCTATAAAGCAACGGATagtagaagaaaaagcagaCTGGTTGATATATGTGACTGACGCAGGGCAGGCAACACATTTCCAGACCGTTTTTGCGTGCGCTCAGCGAGCAAACATTTTGGACATGCAAAACCATCGCGTCGACCATGTTGGGTTCGGTGTGGTGTTGGGAGAAGACGGTAAAAAGTTCAAAACTCGTTCCGGCGATACTGTGAAGCTTGCTGAGCTGCTTGATGAAGGGCTTAAGCGTTCCATGGATAAATTATTGGAAAAAGAACGGCACCTTGTCCTAACCGCTGAAGAGCTTCGAGATGCACAGGAATCTGTCGCTTACGGATGTATTAAATACGCCGACTTGTCGCATAATCGTAACAATGAATACGTATTTTCTTTTGATAAG atgTTGGAAGATAAAGGGAATACTGCTGTATATTTGCTGTACGCATATACTCGTATTAGGTCGATCGCTAGAAACTGTGGTGGTGACTACGCGACTAATATTCAAAAAGTAATAGACCGTGCCGTCATAAAATTGGAGCATGACCGAGAGTGGAAACTTGCCAAAACTTTGCTACGTTTTGGCGATGTAATGTTGCTGATAACAAAAAATTTGTCACTGCATTACCTGTGTGAATTTGTGTACGAGATTTGCACAACTTTCAGCGAGTTTTACGATAGTTGCTATTGCattaagaaaaacaaagaag GTAAAATTGTCGAAATACATGAGTCTAGGGTTCTACTGTGTGAAGCAACATCACGTGTCCTAGGAAGGTGTTTCGATATATTGGGCCTTAAACCGGTCGACAGAATGTAA
- the LOC126576591 gene encoding transmembrane protein 234 homolog yields the protein MDSPPESAMPKMAQIDVFSLSSIVLVAVMWGATKPLIKKGSIGYNTLQANSKWGQLWLEIRFLVSRWQYILPLVIIQLGSIVYVLTLQRTKLSRISRVTEMQVSWLCLVFFPSNQGAREALRQCLPDQLPDPTFAGCLQEDKSTKHWLTLLLKNLDRPYQPPVGGYAIA from the exons ATGGACTCTCCGCCGGAATCTGCAATGCCCAAAATGGCGCAAATAGACGTTTTCTCGTTATCTAGCATAGTGCTAGTCGCTGTTATGTGGGGTGCAACGAAACCGTTGATTAAAAAGGGAAGCATCGGGTACAACACCCTACAGGCAAACAGCAAATGGGGTCAGCTGTGGCTAGAGATCCGGTTCCTCGTCTCTCGATGGCAG TACATACTTCCGCTGGTTATAATCCAACTAGGAAGCATCGTGTACGTGTTGACGCTTCAACGCACGAAACTGTCAAGGATTTCTCGAGTGACTGAGATGCAAGTGTCCTGGCTATGCTTAGTGTTCTTCCCAAGCAACCAGGG AGCACGCGAGGCCCTGAGACAGTGTCTTCCGGATCAGCTGCCCGATCCAACGTTCGCGGGGTGCCTGCAAGAGGACAAATCCACCAAACACTGGCTGACGCTGTTGCTGAAAAATCTGGACCGCCCATATCAGCCACCGGTTGGTGGTTACGCCATCGCGTGA
- the LOC126574429 gene encoding cytochrome b-c1 complex subunit 9, whose translation MKLINNLLLKRTSTYLVGIAGAVFFFERGFDLITDAVFTSHNKGKLWDDIKQKYEQ comes from the exons ATGAAACTAATCAACAATTTGCTTCTCAAGCGTACCTCCACGTACCTTGTCGGTATCGCGGGGGCCGTCTTTTTCTTTGAGCGCGGCTTTGACCTGATCACGGATGCCGTGTTTACCTCCCATAACAAAGGG AAACTGTGGGACGACATCAAGCAGAAATATGAGCAGTAA